Proteins from a genomic interval of Deltaproteobacteria bacterium:
- a CDS encoding ABC transporter ATP-binding protein gives MLEIKGLQVCYGHAVALQGIDLKVRPGEMIFVVGRNGAGKTTLLKTIAGLLKPQAGEIAFDGRLITGLSAEKAARQGIRFVAQDKRVFSALTVRSNIELAAYAAGWKIDRAVERVLSLYPKMEKFLDSPAGGLSGGQREILLIGRALIGDPRLLMIDEPTEGLAAVVIKDIFTILNTMKEHKASIIVEQNLSVVSRLADRVYIIKEGKMIREIEDRETIADAGLLEQYL, from the coding sequence ATGTTAGAGATTAAGGGGTTGCAAGTCTGCTATGGACATGCGGTAGCTCTCCAGGGTATCGATCTGAAGGTCAGACCGGGGGAGATGATCTTTGTCGTGGGCCGTAACGGGGCCGGCAAGACGACCCTGCTCAAAACCATCGCCGGTTTACTTAAGCCCCAGGCCGGTGAGATTGCCTTCGATGGCCGCCTGATAACAGGGCTGTCCGCCGAAAAAGCAGCCCGTCAAGGGATACGTTTTGTGGCTCAGGATAAACGGGTTTTTTCGGCCCTGACGGTACGTAGCAACATCGAATTAGCGGCCTATGCCGCGGGCTGGAAGATTGATCGGGCCGTAGAACGGGTCCTTTCCCTCTACCCAAAAATGGAAAAGTTTTTGGATTCTCCGGCCGGCGGACTTTCCGGGGGACAGCGCGAGATCCTCCTCATCGGCCGGGCACTGATAGGCGATCCGCGGTTGCTCATGATCGACGAACCCACAGAGGGTCTGGCCGCGGTGGTGATTAAAGACATCTTTACCATTCTGAATACCATGAAGGAGCACAAGGCCTCGATCATCGTTGAACAGAATCTGTCTGTGGTGAGCCGACTGGCCGACCGGGTCTATATCATCAAGGAAGGCAAGATGATCCGGGAGATCGAAGACCGTGAAACGATTGCCGATGCCGGTCTATTGGAGCAATATCTTTAG